The proteins below are encoded in one region of Candidatus Saccharimonadales bacterium:
- a CDS encoding tetratricopeptide repeat protein gives MVEIGLIVLAFIPVVVILFRYRQQSLHDVTTPKQSQIIKRLWEYAETAIGKQRYELAEKALLKILKNDPKNTAAYNRLGLLYVRMDRAKDAVSCFDIASSLAPSVASLYNLGIVELQSGNLTQAASALERVIDLEPTSKRLLVFARVHQQLGNHKKVVDILQRVVDEEPSRRNLEYLAESYEAAKQYKKAEEVRQRLRGEAIISSPDGDDTGEVA, from the coding sequence ATGGTAGAAATCGGCTTAATCGTTCTAGCCTTCATACCAGTAGTAGTTATTCTCTTCCGCTATCGTCAGCAGAGTCTGCACGATGTCACTACCCCAAAGCAGTCGCAAATCATTAAACGATTATGGGAGTATGCAGAGACCGCTATCGGCAAGCAGCGCTACGAGTTAGCAGAGAAAGCGCTACTGAAGATATTAAAAAATGACCCTAAGAATACGGCAGCCTACAACCGACTCGGGCTACTCTATGTGCGAATGGATCGAGCTAAGGATGCAGTTTCCTGCTTCGATATTGCTTCTAGCTTAGCCCCATCTGTAGCAAGTCTGTATAACCTAGGCATCGTCGAGCTTCAGAGCGGTAACCTCACCCAGGCTGCTTCAGCTTTAGAGCGAGTTATCGACTTAGAACCGACTAGTAAGCGTTTACTGGTTTTCGCCCGGGTACATCAGCAGCTCGGTAACCATAAAAAGGTGGTCGACATTTTGCAGCGGGTGGTCGATGAGGAGCCCAGTCGTCGCAATCTTGAGTACTTAGCTGAGAGCTACGAAGCGGCTAAACAGTATAAGAAAGCAGAAGAGGTACGTCAACGGTTGCGAGGTGAGGCCATAATCTCGAG